A section of the Persephonella sp. genome encodes:
- a CDS encoding LysE family translocator, whose product MHIKDIITGFIFGVSAGLSPGPLMALLISETLQGHRKNGILVSISPIITDIPILLISLFILDKISEVKHLISVVYFLGTLILFYFGYKNLKIKHFQLDTDLTGSLKKGVLLNILNPYTYLFWFFIGAPYVREAGFIGGVLFTVFFFIGITGSMMIIVVFTEKLKKFIESRYYIYLLRFIGVLFIALGIMLLKDGLSKI is encoded by the coding sequence ATGCATATAAAGGATATTATCACAGGATTTATCTTTGGAGTTTCTGCAGGTTTATCTCCTGGACCTTTAATGGCTTTGTTAATATCAGAAACATTGCAGGGACATAGAAAAAATGGCATTCTTGTTTCTATTTCTCCAATCATAACAGATATTCCGATTTTGCTAATTTCCCTTTTTATTCTGGACAAAATCAGTGAAGTGAAGCACCTGATTTCTGTTGTATATTTTCTGGGGACTTTAATACTTTTTTATTTTGGATATAAAAACTTAAAGATAAAACATTTTCAGCTTGATACTGATTTAACCGGCTCTCTGAAAAAAGGTGTTCTTTTAAATATCTTAAACCCATACACCTATTTATTCTGGTTTTTTATTGGTGCTCCTTATGTGAGGGAAGCAGGTTTTATTGGGGGTGTTTTGTTCACGGTATTTTTCTTTATAGGGATTACCGGAAGTATGATGATAATTGTTGTTTTCACAGAAAAATTAAAAAAGTTTATAGAGAGCAGGTATTATATCTACCTGCTCCGTTTTATTGGCGTTCTGTTTATAGCTCTGGGAATTATGCTACTTAAAGATGGTCTATCTAAAATTTAA
- a CDS encoding bacterioferritin, translating to MNREKSIELLNKAIAEELTAIHQYMYFHFVLDDLGYDLLAAIFKRTAIDEMLHTERFAERILFLGGEIEMKPAKNVEHIRDPEEMLKWAMNAEEEAVDMYNEFAVEASNNRDAGTKQIFESVIMDEERHYDTFNIEYENLKKFGLEYLSQQAMERSKRIGSQGGQAGQ from the coding sequence ATGAACAGGGAAAAATCTATTGAATTATTAAACAAGGCTATAGCCGAAGAATTAACGGCAATTCACCAATATATGTATTTTCATTTTGTATTAGATGACCTTGGTTATGATTTGCTGGCAGCAATATTCAAAAGAACAGCTATTGATGAAATGCTTCACACAGAAAGATTTGCAGAAAGAATTCTTTTCCTTGGTGGAGAGATAGAGATGAAACCTGCAAAAAATGTGGAACATATCAGAGACCCAGAAGAAATGCTTAAATGGGCTATGAATGCCGAAGAAGAAGCGGTAGATATGTATAACGAATTTGCAGTAGAAGCCTCTAACAACAGGGATGCAGGAACAAAACAGATTTTTGAATCAGTAATAATGGATGAAGAAAGGCATTATGATACCTTCAATATAGAATATGAAAACCTTAAAAAATTCGGTCTGGAATACCTATCACAACAGGCAATGGAAAGAAGTAAAAGAATTGGTTCACAAGGTGGCCAAGCAGGTCAGTAA
- a CDS encoding helix-turn-helix domain-containing protein, with product MSLKAWLEEYKYDEEAIYHGLMLDLSYYLKQLMLDKGLNKKQLAEKMGVSPAYITKIFSGQNISLKTVAKILSALEVDAGIKIIDREKEEYRVAPNKELLKLVKKGKEDESKTFSIAA from the coding sequence ATGAGTTTGAAAGCTTGGTTAGAGGAATATAAATACGATGAAGAAGCTATATACCACGGTTTAATGCTTGACCTTTCATATTACCTTAAACAACTTATGCTTGATAAAGGTCTGAACAAAAAACAGCTTGCAGAAAAAATGGGAGTATCTCCTGCATACATTACCAAGATTTTCAGCGGACAAAACATATCCCTTAAAACTGTAGCCAAAATTTTGTCAGCATTAGAGGTTGATGCTGGCATAAAAATAATTGATAGGGAAAAAGAAGAATACAGGGTGGCACCTAACAAAGAACTTCTAAAACTAGTCAAAAAAGGAAAAGAAGATGAAAGCAAAACTTTCTCCATTGCAGCTTAA